One part of the Luteibacter yeojuensis genome encodes these proteins:
- a CDS encoding sialidase family protein, protein MRLSLIFASSLAIAGAVHAHDMAGMAMGHEAPLGFDAAIDDAGHLWVVDTVGEHVRVRRSDDMGRDFATSTIVNPVGEPLYAEGENRPKIALGPKGELYVSWSQPRKLPWTGFVRFSRSLDGGVHFDPPKTVHTDRAEITHRFDSLAVDGKGDIVVAWIDKRDVEAAKAKGEPYLGAATYYSWSTDRGASFVPERKIVDESCECCRIALARAPDGSIDAFFRAIYGNNIRDHAYATLPIGKAAPNVERATFTQWHIEGCPHHGPSLAIDGAGVRHAVWFSAADGKPTIWYGQLQPGGAPAHLAAVAGAGASHADLVADGGHVWIAYHQVSAKGLDLMLRASDDGGATFGEPRAIAHTADASGWPKLVVWQHRAFVAWNPGGRFRLVPTEAL, encoded by the coding sequence ATGCGCCTTTCCCTCATTTTCGCCTCGTCGCTCGCGATCGCGGGGGCCGTGCATGCCCACGACATGGCCGGCATGGCGATGGGCCACGAGGCGCCCCTGGGCTTCGACGCCGCGATCGACGACGCGGGCCATCTCTGGGTCGTGGACACGGTGGGCGAGCACGTGCGCGTCAGGCGCTCCGACGACATGGGCCGCGACTTCGCGACTTCCACCATCGTCAATCCGGTGGGCGAACCACTGTATGCCGAAGGCGAGAACCGGCCGAAGATCGCGCTGGGCCCGAAGGGCGAGCTTTACGTGAGCTGGTCGCAGCCACGCAAGCTGCCGTGGACGGGGTTCGTGCGTTTCTCGCGATCGCTCGACGGCGGCGTGCATTTCGATCCGCCGAAGACGGTGCACACCGATCGTGCCGAGATCACCCATCGCTTCGACTCGCTCGCCGTGGACGGCAAGGGCGACATCGTGGTCGCATGGATCGACAAGCGCGATGTCGAAGCGGCCAAGGCCAAAGGCGAACCCTACCTGGGCGCCGCCACGTACTACAGCTGGTCGACCGATCGCGGCGCGAGCTTCGTGCCCGAGCGCAAGATCGTCGACGAGAGCTGCGAGTGCTGCCGCATCGCGCTCGCACGCGCACCGGACGGCAGCATCGACGCCTTCTTCCGCGCGATCTACGGCAACAACATCCGCGACCATGCGTATGCCACGCTGCCGATCGGAAAGGCCGCGCCGAACGTCGAACGCGCCACCTTCACCCAGTGGCACATCGAGGGCTGCCCGCATCACGGCCCGTCGCTGGCCATCGACGGGGCCGGCGTGCGTCACGCCGTATGGTTCAGCGCCGCGGACGGCAAGCCGACCATCTGGTATGGGCAACTCCAACCGGGTGGCGCCCCGGCTCACCTCGCTGCCGTTGCCGGCGCGGGGGCATCGCATGCCGACCTGGTCGCCGACGGCGGGCATGTCTGGATCGCCTACCACCAGGTGTCCGCGAAAGGACTGGATCTGATGCTGCGCGCGTCCGACGACGGCGGCGCCACCTTCGGCGAGCCGCGCGCCATCGCGCACACCGCCGACGCATCGGGATGGCCAAAGCTCGTCGTGTGGCAGCACCGCGCCTTCGTCGCCTGGAATCCGGGCGGACGGTTCCGGCTCGTGCCGACGGAGGCGTTGTGA
- a CDS encoding ATP-binding protein: MSDNLHTPSSRSGPFALARTLAWLRLCAIAGQSVAILSCVTLLKLDIPLLPLMLGVCVLAVFAAAASFRLGMPWKVGEGEAIVHIAADTLVLGYLLYFTGGAANPFVSLLLVPIALSAAALSIAGVSLVAILTGVAYVLLVPYHLPLPTLGDKSLDFDLYVAGMGVNFVIMAILLGVFISNLAKAIRLQQGEVQRVRERALRDEGILAIATQAAGAAHELNTPLSTMRTLLPEIRREHATDNPLGEDLDLLEGQVERCRTILREMVAFGQAQLSQVPERLTLDEFVHVCLERFQLLRPEADVTLTLEPGAGRIALRSPPGLRHALINLLNNAADASALNESAAVGLRIGIVEQWLELTVTDEGPGFDEVDELGTLGLSQKETGLGLGLALAEATAERLDGELAASNTGHGAQMRLRLPLRVIGDHA; this comes from the coding sequence GTGAGCGACAACCTGCATACGCCATCGTCCCGCTCCGGTCCCTTCGCCCTTGCGCGCACCCTTGCCTGGCTCCGCCTCTGCGCCATCGCCGGGCAGAGCGTGGCGATCCTGTCCTGCGTCACCCTGCTGAAACTCGACATCCCTTTGCTGCCGCTCATGCTCGGCGTGTGCGTGCTGGCGGTTTTCGCCGCCGCGGCCTCGTTCCGTCTCGGCATGCCGTGGAAGGTCGGCGAGGGCGAGGCCATCGTGCACATCGCCGCCGACACGCTCGTGCTCGGTTACCTGCTCTATTTCACCGGCGGCGCGGCGAATCCCTTCGTGTCCCTCTTGCTCGTGCCGATCGCGCTTTCCGCCGCGGCACTGTCGATCGCCGGCGTGTCGCTCGTGGCGATCCTCACCGGGGTGGCCTACGTGCTGCTGGTGCCTTACCACCTGCCGCTGCCGACCCTGGGCGACAAGAGCCTCGATTTCGACCTCTACGTCGCGGGCATGGGCGTCAACTTCGTCATCATGGCGATCCTGCTCGGCGTCTTCATCAGCAACCTGGCCAAGGCCATCCGCCTCCAGCAAGGCGAGGTGCAGCGCGTGCGCGAGCGCGCCCTGCGCGACGAGGGCATCCTCGCCATCGCGACCCAGGCCGCCGGCGCGGCACACGAACTGAATACGCCGCTCTCGACCATGCGCACGCTGCTGCCCGAGATCCGCCGCGAGCACGCGACGGACAACCCGCTCGGCGAGGACCTCGACCTGCTCGAGGGTCAGGTGGAGCGATGCCGCACCATTCTTCGCGAGATGGTCGCCTTCGGGCAGGCACAGCTCTCCCAGGTACCGGAACGGCTCACGCTCGACGAGTTCGTGCACGTCTGCCTGGAGCGCTTCCAGCTGCTGCGGCCGGAAGCGGACGTCACGCTCACGCTCGAGCCGGGGGCGGGCCGCATCGCCCTGCGCTCGCCGCCGGGTCTGCGCCATGCCCTCATCAACCTGCTCAACAACGCGGCCGACGCGTCGGCCCTGAACGAGAGCGCCGCCGTGGGCCTGCGCATCGGCATCGTGGAGCAATGGCTGGAGCTGACCGTCACCGACGAAGGCCCCGGCTTCGACGAAGTCGACGAACTCGGCACACTGGGCCTGTCGCAGAAAGAGACGGGCCTCGGCCTGGGCCTCGCCCTCGCGGAAGCCACCGCCGAACGACTGGACGGCGAACTCGCCGCGAGCAATACAGGGCATGGCGCGCAGATGCGCCTGCGCCTGCCCCTTCGGGTCATCGGAGACCACGCATGA
- a CDS encoding response regulator transcription factor has product MNDLVPPQGRPLLIVDDDATFARVLGRALTSRGFEVITSDNADDARALARRHQPRYCVLDLKLGDENGLRLIPELQALVPDMRVLLLTGYASIATAVEAIKRGAHDYLAKPVDADAVVRALLDGDGPADLDDLVDAPDAPLPLRRLEWEHIQRVLTECEGNISETARRLGMHRRTLQRKLSKHPVRERPDEH; this is encoded by the coding sequence ATGAACGATCTCGTTCCACCCCAGGGCCGTCCCCTCCTGATCGTCGACGACGACGCCACGTTCGCGCGCGTGCTCGGCCGTGCGCTGACTTCGCGCGGCTTCGAGGTCATCACCAGCGACAACGCCGACGACGCGCGTGCCCTCGCCCGCCGTCACCAGCCGCGCTACTGCGTGCTCGACCTGAAACTCGGCGACGAGAACGGCCTGCGCCTGATCCCCGAACTGCAGGCGCTCGTACCGGACATGCGCGTGCTGCTGCTCACCGGTTACGCTTCCATCGCCACCGCGGTGGAAGCGATCAAGCGCGGCGCGCACGACTACCTCGCGAAACCCGTCGACGCCGACGCCGTCGTTCGCGCGCTGCTCGATGGCGACGGCCCCGCCGACCTGGACGACCTGGTCGACGCGCCGGATGCCCCGCTGCCGCTGCGCCGCCTGGAGTGGGAACACATCCAGCGCGTGCTCACGGAGTGCGAGGGCAACATCTCCGAGACGGCCCGCCGCCTCGGCATGCACCGCCGTACCTTGCAGCGCAAGCTCAGCAAGCATCCCGTCCGCGAACGTCCCGACGAACATTGA
- a CDS encoding peptide MFS transporter, protein MAIQNPPVSQTKSFSTVFLIEMWERFGFYGMQVLMVTYMVKKLGFADVDANLVWGAASALIYATPAIGGWIGDKFLGSRRTMLSGAVVLMVGYALLWIPTNNAYALYLALGVIILGNGLFKPNAGNLVRKIYEGDEVKIDSAFTIYYMAVNVGSTISMLLTPWIRDYVGEHYGDALGWHTAFGVCSIGLILGLINYYFMRRTLAHIGSVPDYEPPKAKNILGVVVGGFVIIAVSAYILQNQSVAQLCVYAAGIVILGIFVHLIRSSEPGERAGLIAALVLTIQTIFFFIFYQQMSTSLNLFAQRNVDLSFGIFGFEIFRWIPEQFQSLNAIWIVILSPILVWIYNSLGKHGKDFPVAAKFALGFAAVAAGFFMYGLGATTAVNGAISSWYMVWGYGLYSLGEVLVSGLGLAMIARYVPARMGGFMMGAYYVASGVAQYMGSVVANYAAIPDNITDPLQSLPIYTSLFNKLGFVGVGCTVIAVAMLPLMRKLSANHALAALPPIPPVHNEDL, encoded by the coding sequence ATGGCAATCCAGAACCCGCCCGTATCACAGACCAAGTCCTTCAGCACGGTCTTCCTCATCGAGATGTGGGAGCGCTTCGGCTTCTACGGCATGCAGGTGCTGATGGTCACCTACATGGTGAAGAAGCTCGGCTTCGCCGACGTCGACGCCAACCTCGTCTGGGGCGCGGCTTCGGCCCTGATCTACGCCACTCCCGCCATCGGCGGATGGATCGGCGACAAATTCCTCGGTTCGCGCCGCACCATGCTCAGCGGCGCCGTGGTCCTCATGGTGGGCTACGCCCTGCTCTGGATCCCGACCAACAACGCCTACGCGCTATACCTCGCGCTCGGCGTGATCATCCTCGGCAATGGCCTGTTCAAGCCCAACGCGGGCAACCTCGTGCGCAAGATCTACGAGGGCGACGAAGTCAAGATCGACAGCGCCTTCACCATCTACTACATGGCGGTGAACGTCGGCTCGACGATCTCGATGCTGCTCACGCCCTGGATCCGCGACTACGTCGGCGAACACTACGGCGACGCGCTCGGCTGGCACACCGCCTTCGGCGTCTGCTCCATCGGCCTCATCCTCGGCCTGATCAACTACTACTTCATGCGCCGCACGCTGGCGCACATCGGCTCGGTGCCGGACTACGAGCCGCCGAAGGCGAAGAACATCCTCGGCGTGGTCGTGGGCGGCTTCGTCATCATCGCCGTCTCGGCCTACATCCTGCAGAACCAGAGCGTCGCCCAGCTTTGCGTCTATGCCGCGGGCATCGTCATCCTTGGCATCTTCGTGCACCTCATCCGTTCCAGCGAACCCGGCGAGCGCGCCGGTCTCATCGCGGCGCTGGTGCTCACGATCCAGACGATCTTCTTCTTCATCTTCTACCAGCAGATGTCGACTTCGCTGAACCTGTTCGCCCAGCGCAACGTCGATCTCTCCTTCGGCATCTTCGGCTTCGAGATCTTCCGCTGGATCCCCGAGCAGTTCCAGTCGCTCAACGCCATCTGGATCGTGATCCTGTCGCCGATCCTGGTGTGGATCTACAACTCGCTCGGCAAGCACGGCAAGGATTTCCCCGTCGCCGCCAAGTTCGCCCTCGGCTTCGCCGCGGTGGCCGCCGGTTTCTTCATGTACGGCCTCGGCGCCACCACCGCAGTGAACGGCGCGATCTCGTCCTGGTACATGGTGTGGGGTTACGGCCTGTACTCGCTGGGCGAAGTGCTGGTGAGCGGCCTGGGTCTCGCCATGATCGCCCGCTACGTCCCGGCGCGCATGGGCGGCTTCATGATGGGCGCCTACTACGTCGCCTCGGGCGTGGCCCAGTACATGGGCAGCGTGGTGGCCAATTATGCCGCCATCCCCGACAACATCACCGATCCGCTGCAGTCGCTGCCGATCTACACCAGCCTGTTCAACAAGCTGGGCTTCGTGGGCGTGGGCTGCACGGTCATCGCCGTGGCGATGCTGCCGCTCATGAGGAAGCTGTCCGCCAACCACGCGCTGGCGGCGCTCCCCCCGATCCCGCCCGTGCACAACGAAGACCTGTGA